The following is a genomic window from Bactrocera tryoni isolate S06 chromosome 2, CSIRO_BtryS06_freeze2, whole genome shotgun sequence.
GCTTTACAGGACTCTAACGAAAACTTGACGATCAACATTACGGCGCCAAACGGAAGAGAGCTGGTAAGAACGTATATAACGCTTCACCAAGATAAAGCTGACGCTCTGATACGACATGCACACGTTAAAATTGATTGGGTAAACTGCAGGTTGCGACTCAAAGAAAACGCTTAAAAGTATTTCCGCTGCTTTGGAGCAGGGAGCTTAACTTGGCATTAGAAAGGGCCCGTACTTGCATAAAATCTGGGTAACCAGATCACAAATTGAAAGAGTACACATAGACTCCCTTATGCTGCCTCTGTGCAGAGACCAAACACGAAAAGGTCGACGACACCCCGCGGAGGAATAGTGTCGAGTTGGCAGTCCTTGGTGGGATAATAATCTGGGTCCTTTCCGGTTACATAGATCCGACCGCCCTGGGAACGGATCCGacggttcagtttgtatagcagctagatgctatagtgatccgacatcggtggttccaacaaataagcTGCATTTTGGAGAGATGAGGACGTGTGTGAAATTTCAGTACGATGTCTCAAAAACTAAAAGACTAGCTCGTGGATGGAttgacgaacggacagacagatcgACATGGTTTAATTGGCTCAGCTCgtcatcatatacatatatctttgttATGAGGTTTCtgacgttttcttctgggtgttaaaagCTTCGTGGCAAACCCCGACTGTGTATAGAAATGAGCAAAtaacatttaaagaaaaaaaactgaccttttaagaaaatatataaaacaaataaatgattGAATCGAATTAAATCGAAAttataacattaaattaaaaagaaaacaataaatttggATTTCAGCTAACTTGAAGctgattttcatttaaacaaattacaattaattaattaaagtaattaataattaattaaaattaaatgaataattaattaataaataattaaaagtaaaagttaattaaaataattaatatctaattaaaattaatcaagaattaattaaaataattaattaaaactaattaataattattaatttttttcgtttccaGTCACCGAAATGCTACAAACAGCCAAATTGTTGGCACGCAAAGGCAGCCGCCAATCGAATGGGCTCACTTTTGGTGAATTTTGTGTGCTGGCAGCCGATCTAAAACGCTTTCGGTGAGTTAAAACAAAgacaattatttaataaacaataaataattttgtaataatataaaaatttttcctaACCTCAACAGCACATCGACTTTCTCGCCGTCGATTTGCGACAAGGTAAATCTATTAAGCTCTCTACAGCAGGAAAACAATGACAATAGCAGTCGTGTTGTTGAGGCTAATAACGGCACCGTGTGCCacacggcaacaacaacagcaacgggCACCGAATTGCGTAGTACAAAATCCTTAAGTAATGTCGAAGACTGTAAGCGAAAATTGTCAAAGGGTGACACATCGGCACCGGTTGAGGTATTCCTAGGCGGTTCATGTAATCCCACCACCTGGCGGGCCGATGTCGCCATACCAGCGTTGAATGAACTGGGCATTTCCTTCTATAATCCCGTAAGTTCTTTGATGGTTTTATGTGAAAATTAcctattttcataattttttttccttccttGCGACTTATAGCAAGTATCTGATTGGACGCCTGATCTCATCGAGCTGGAACATCGCGCCAAAGAGAAGGCGCGTGTTTTGTTCTTCGTTATGGATTCGGAGACGCGCGCTTCTGCTGGTGCCATTGAGGCGGCACATATAGCGGGTCAAAACTGCAAGCAGCTGGTGTTGGTACTACATCCATATAAACGTAATCAATCTATACTTAATGAGCAAATATCCCAGCAGTAAGTCTATTACATGTGATGACTTTACTAACTCAAAGAACACACactaatttgttgttgcttttctttACTTTCTTTCTATACTTAACAGAGAATACATTGACCTCCGGCGCAATCAGTTAATATTGAAGGAATTGGTCACACGTCGTGGCCTACCAGTTATGGATGATATACCATCGGGTCTGCAGCGCACCAAAGACATTTTGGCTGGCATTAGAGATCCACCCTCGAATATAGCAACGATTTTAGTGTAAGTTCatgtcagaaaaaaaaaaaagaaatttttatattaaattatatttaataaatattttttttaattttctcaccACACAGTGTCGTGCGTGGCGCCTTCGATCGCGTTAATCCCGTGAACGGCGCCATCACAGTTGTACAATGTCAACGCGCTCTCTTATATTTAGGTTACGCTCAGAGTCTAGTTAAATTAGACAATTTAAATAAGATAATCGCCACACAACGTGAAACGTTGGAAGCCCTACAAAAACGCAGTACAAAATCTGGTGCTCAACCAGAACTTAATAGCAGCGAGCATGCCACTAAGAAGAGCTCATCCGCAACATCGTGCAGCTCCGACACACCCACACACGCTTCGTTGAACGAATCGTTGGATGTCGACTTTGATTTATTCTGCGTGATTTCGGCTTATCTCTCGGTGCTGCAGCAGGAAATACAAGAAAGTGGTTGCATTTCGCCCATAAAGGGCACAAATGTGCCACCACCGCCGGTCTATCTTACCAATATGCAaggtaaatacattttataccaGGAAGTGGGTAAATTAAGTTTAGGACGAAGTTTGTAACGCACAGAAGGACATGACGAGCTGACTCGATTTAGTCCAGCCTATCTGTCGGTCTGCATATATGTGCCAcactctctcagtttttgagatatcgctctaaaattttgcacacaaccCTTTCTCtgcaagaagttgctcatttatcggaatcgccgatatcgggctagtatagcatatagctgtcatacaaaagcaacgttcaaaatcaagtccttgtatggaaaacttttttgtttgacaagatatctacacgaaaaccggcacagattattgtcgAAGCCAGCTCCACAATCTCCgcagaaatggttcagatcggaccactatagaatatagctgctatacaaactgaacaatcgacTTCAaatctttgtatgaaaaactttttcttttgacaagatatattcacgaaatttagtatggattattttctaagacaacaatgtaatctccgaagaaattgttcagatcggttagctatagcatatacctgcaAAAAGCATACAAAAGGAATGTTGAacatcaagtccttgtatgaaaaacttttttgtttgacaatatatcttcacgcaatttggcacagattattatcgACGCCAGCTCCACAATCTCCGCAGAAAcggttcagatcggaccactatataaTTTGGCTGCagtacaaactgaacaatcgcaattaagtccttgtatggaaaacttttgcttttgaaaagatatattcacgaaatttggtatagattattttctaagacaacaatgtagtctccgaagaaattgtgcagatcggttaactatagcatgtagctgtcatacaaaaggAATGTTGAacatcaagtccttgtatggaaaacttttttgtttgtttataaaaaattttgaagagttTATTTTCAATcgtagatttttaaatttttatttttattttttttttttttaatttttttaatttttttatttttttatttttttaattttttaattttttatattttttttatttttttttttattttatttttatttttttttaaattttttttattttttaacttttttgtttttgaatttttaaattgtttttattatttttgttcttttaattgaaacaaaatttgtaattataattatatttttgtttttacttcctTCCGCAGGTGATGAAAGCAATTTTGCTATCAGCTATTTTaccagtaaaaatatttcacgcACCTCCAGTCAAACAAGCGTACCCGGCAGCGATGAACGTCACAGCAGCACGGATTTGTTGAGTCGCAGTCGTGATAGTGGCACCTCCTCACCGCAACCGTTAGATCAACCGATGAAATCACGTTCGGCCGCACAGTTAggtaaagcaaaaacaaaaattcttgtCAACATCGAATCTATAGAAACAACCGAAATCACAACAACTATCCAAACTGCTCATACACCAACAACACCACCTAATACTTCTACCACTACCGCCACAGCTTATCCAATATTGAGCGCACACTCAACAGCCGCAGCCGCATATCCGCTGGCGCAATTGAACGCCAGCGCCGCACAACTGCACTCAACCTATCCAGATAGCAGCGTAACAGCGGAGGAGGAGAGCGACTCCAATGATTCGGTATTCTCATCCAGCAGTTCCATTAATTCGGTCAATTGCAATTATGGTGGCAATAATGAGTTCTTAACCTTCGCCGGCACCGATTTCCGTGATGTCTACCTTGGTGGCAGTTGCTTTTTGCGCACCAAGTGGCGTCAAGACATCGCTATGCCGTATTTGAAGACGAAAGGCGTCACCTTTCATCCACCCGCGCTGCATGAGAGTTTGCAAGCAACACAGCTGGACAGCAGCTTGCCGGATAAAGTGTACGAGGATGC
Proteins encoded in this region:
- the LOC120767893 gene encoding uncharacterized protein LOC120767893 isoform X1, whose protein sequence is MASLHAANSCNSNSCSAALTNNKPLTPTKNTVKLLNGKSSSDCGVVAAASTVPSNNNNSSSKSYNNLSNNVEQLFNSALKALHLPQCVGGGTADSGVGGGGGKKSPGKVKTNGENKLTLVVQKCAKNIDIAAAAAADDDDIEYEQHDLAAQEAQPDADSVQLRCACPAVHATSTDASNVNNKNRTMTVTTTFRSSSTSALMTAGHMRPQTLNVHHLRETPSDQTQIFIREVLNAWRAKARCNVVPAERTQELFHELSFHPSEKQITEMLQTAKLLARKGSRQSNGLTFGEFCVLAADLKRFRTSTFSPSICDKVNLLSSLQQENNDNSSRVVEANNGTVCHTATTTATGTELRSTKSLSNVEDCKRKLSKGDTSAPVEVFLGGSCNPTTWRADVAIPALNELGISFYNPQVSDWTPDLIELEHRAKEKARVLFFVMDSETRASAGAIEAAHIAGQNCKQLVLVLHPYKRNQSILNEQISQQEYIDLRRNQLILKELVTRRGLPVMDDIPSGLQRTKDILAGIRDPPSNIATILVVVRGAFDRVNPVNGAITVVQCQRALLYLGYAQSLVKLDNLNKIIATQRETLEALQKRSTKSGAQPELNSSEHATKKSSSATSCSSDTPTHASLNESLDVDFDLFCVISAYLSVLQQEIQESGCISPIKGTNVPPPPVYLTNMQGDESNFAISYFTSKNISRTSSQTSVPGSDERHSSTDLLSRSRDSGTSSPQPLDQPMKSRSAAQLGKAKTKILVNIESIETTEITTTIQTAHTPTTPPNTSTTTATAYPILSAHSTAAAAYPLAQLNASAAQLHSTYPDSSVTAEEESDSNDSVFSSSSSINSVNCNYGGNNEFLTFAGTDFRDVYLGGSCFLRTKWRQDIAMPYLKTKGVTFHPPALHESLQATQLDSSLPDKVYEDARQLGAAQEKSLKRTRRKYRGAALEEEEEEELTVSEETYSWALPPMRPSLYNPALLDASRVLLFVITNETRSLAPMTLAAHCIGLMYNVVLAVQMLPDDCVINNEKLTPAAIKDYNRGRSYLIDLAKRQGVPVFSDLKAALECTVDKIKACNSRGSRYD
- the LOC120767893 gene encoding uncharacterized protein LOC120767893 isoform X2, with the translated sequence MASLHAANSCNSNSCSAALTNNKPLTPTKNTVKLLNGKSSSDCGVVAAASTVPSNNNNSSSKSYNNLSNNVEQLFNSALKALHLPQCVGGGTADSGVGGGGGKKSPGKVKTNGENKLTLVVQKCAKNIDIAAAAAADDDDIEYEQHDLAAQEAQPDADSVQLRCACPAVHATSTDASNVNNKNRTMTVTTTFRSSSTSALMTAGHMRPQTLNVHHLRETPSDQTQIFIREVLNAWRAKARCNVVPAERTQELFHELSFHPSEKQITEMLQTAKLLARKGSRQSNGLTFGEFCVLAADLKRFRTSTFSPSICDKVNLLSSLQQENNDNSSRVVEANNGTVCHTATTTATGTELRSTKSLSNVEDCKRKLSKGDTSAPVEVFLGGSCNPTTWRADVAIPALNELGISFYNPQVSDWTPDLIELEHRAKEKARVLFFVMDSETRASAGAIEAAHIAGQNCKQLVLVLHPYKRNQSILNEQISQQEYIDLRRNQLILKELVTRRGLPVMDDIPSGLQRTKDILAGIRDPPSNIATILVVVRGAFDRVNPVNGAITVVQCQRALLYLGYAQSLVKLDNLNKIIATQRETLEALQKRSTKSGAQPELNSSEHATKKSSSATSCSSDTPTHASLNESLDVDFDLFCVISAYLSVLQQEIQESGCISPIKGTNVPPPPVYLTNMQGDESNFAISYFTSKNISRTSSQTSVPGSDERHSSTDLLSRSRDSGTSSPQPLDQPMKSRSAAQLAYPILSAHSTAAAAYPLAQLNASAAQLHSTYPDSSVTAEEESDSNDSVFSSSSSINSVNCNYGGNNEFLTFAGTDFRDVYLGGSCFLRTKWRQDIAMPYLKTKGVTFHPPALHESLQATQLDSSLPDKVYEDARQLGAAQEKSLKRTRRKYRGAALEEEEEEELTVSEETYSWALPPMRPSLYNPALLDASRVLLFVITNETRSLAPMTLAAHCIGLMYNVVLAVQMLPDDCVINNEKLTPAAIKDYNRGRSYLIDLAKRQGVPVFSDLKAALECTVDKIKACNSRGSRYD
- the LOC120767893 gene encoding uncharacterized protein LOC120767893 isoform X4; translation: MLKKCAKAPGKWARKRIKIPKREVLNAWRAKARCNVVPAERTQELFHELSFHPSEKQITEMLQTAKLLARKGSRQSNGLTFGEFCVLAADLKRFRTSTFSPSICDKVNLLSSLQQENNDNSSRVVEANNGTVCHTATTTATGTELRSTKSLSNVEDCKRKLSKGDTSAPVEVFLGGSCNPTTWRADVAIPALNELGISFYNPQVSDWTPDLIELEHRAKEKARVLFFVMDSETRASAGAIEAAHIAGQNCKQLVLVLHPYKRNQSILNEQISQQEYIDLRRNQLILKELVTRRGLPVMDDIPSGLQRTKDILAGIRDPPSNIATILVVVRGAFDRVNPVNGAITVVQCQRALLYLGYAQSLVKLDNLNKIIATQRETLEALQKRSTKSGAQPELNSSEHATKKSSSATSCSSDTPTHASLNESLDVDFDLFCVISAYLSVLQQEIQESGCISPIKGTNVPPPPVYLTNMQGDESNFAISYFTSKNISRTSSQTSVPGSDERHSSTDLLSRSRDSGTSSPQPLDQPMKSRSAAQLGKAKTKILVNIESIETTEITTTIQTAHTPTTPPNTSTTTATAYPILSAHSTAAAAYPLAQLNASAAQLHSTYPDSSVTAEEESDSNDSVFSSSSSINSVNCNYGGNNEFLTFAGTDFRDVYLGGSCFLRTKWRQDIAMPYLKTKGVTFHPPALHESLQATQLDSSLPDKVYEDARQLGAAQEKSLKRTRRKYRGAALEEEEEEELTVSEETYSWALPPMRPSLYNPALLDASRVLLFVITNETRSLAPMTLAAHCIGLMYNVVLAVQMLPDDCVINNEKLTPAAIKDYNRGRSYLIDLAKRQGVPVFSDLKAALECTVDKIKACNSRGSRYD
- the LOC120767893 gene encoding uncharacterized protein LOC120767893 isoform X5, whose amino-acid sequence is MKMVKLFFREVLNAWRAKARCNVVPAERTQELFHELSFHPSEKQITEMLQTAKLLARKGSRQSNGLTFGEFCVLAADLKRFRTSTFSPSICDKVNLLSSLQQENNDNSSRVVEANNGTVCHTATTTATGTELRSTKSLSNVEDCKRKLSKGDTSAPVEVFLGGSCNPTTWRADVAIPALNELGISFYNPQVSDWTPDLIELEHRAKEKARVLFFVMDSETRASAGAIEAAHIAGQNCKQLVLVLHPYKRNQSILNEQISQQEYIDLRRNQLILKELVTRRGLPVMDDIPSGLQRTKDILAGIRDPPSNIATILVVVRGAFDRVNPVNGAITVVQCQRALLYLGYAQSLVKLDNLNKIIATQRETLEALQKRSTKSGAQPELNSSEHATKKSSSATSCSSDTPTHASLNESLDVDFDLFCVISAYLSVLQQEIQESGCISPIKGTNVPPPPVYLTNMQGDESNFAISYFTSKNISRTSSQTSVPGSDERHSSTDLLSRSRDSGTSSPQPLDQPMKSRSAAQLGKAKTKILVNIESIETTEITTTIQTAHTPTTPPNTSTTTATAYPILSAHSTAAAAYPLAQLNASAAQLHSTYPDSSVTAEEESDSNDSVFSSSSSINSVNCNYGGNNEFLTFAGTDFRDVYLGGSCFLRTKWRQDIAMPYLKTKGVTFHPPALHESLQATQLDSSLPDKVYEDARQLGAAQEKSLKRTRRKYRGAALEEEEEEELTVSEETYSWALPPMRPSLYNPALLDASRVLLFVITNETRSLAPMTLAAHCIGLMYNVVLAVQMLPDDCVINNEKLTPAAIKDYNRGRSYLIDLAKRQGVPVFSDLKAALECTVDKIKACNSRGSRYD
- the LOC120767893 gene encoding uncharacterized protein LOC120767893 isoform X3, with translation MWLLASDTVNAAQQHSEVRTVRLEVATCFVLEVLNAWRAKARCNVVPAERTQELFHELSFHPSEKQITEMLQTAKLLARKGSRQSNGLTFGEFCVLAADLKRFRTSTFSPSICDKVNLLSSLQQENNDNSSRVVEANNGTVCHTATTTATGTELRSTKSLSNVEDCKRKLSKGDTSAPVEVFLGGSCNPTTWRADVAIPALNELGISFYNPQVSDWTPDLIELEHRAKEKARVLFFVMDSETRASAGAIEAAHIAGQNCKQLVLVLHPYKRNQSILNEQISQQEYIDLRRNQLILKELVTRRGLPVMDDIPSGLQRTKDILAGIRDPPSNIATILVVVRGAFDRVNPVNGAITVVQCQRALLYLGYAQSLVKLDNLNKIIATQRETLEALQKRSTKSGAQPELNSSEHATKKSSSATSCSSDTPTHASLNESLDVDFDLFCVISAYLSVLQQEIQESGCISPIKGTNVPPPPVYLTNMQGDESNFAISYFTSKNISRTSSQTSVPGSDERHSSTDLLSRSRDSGTSSPQPLDQPMKSRSAAQLGKAKTKILVNIESIETTEITTTIQTAHTPTTPPNTSTTTATAYPILSAHSTAAAAYPLAQLNASAAQLHSTYPDSSVTAEEESDSNDSVFSSSSSINSVNCNYGGNNEFLTFAGTDFRDVYLGGSCFLRTKWRQDIAMPYLKTKGVTFHPPALHESLQATQLDSSLPDKVYEDARQLGAAQEKSLKRTRRKYRGAALEEEEEEELTVSEETYSWALPPMRPSLYNPALLDASRVLLFVITNETRSLAPMTLAAHCIGLMYNVVLAVQMLPDDCVINNEKLTPAAIKDYNRGRSYLIDLAKRQGVPVFSDLKAALECTVDKIKACNSRGSRYD